A region of the Dyadobacter sp. CECT 9275 genome:
AGCCAGGCCCATGAACTGGATAAAAAAATAAGATTCTGGGCCACCCCGGACAATATAAACGCATGGAAAACCATGATGTCGCTCAAAGTTGATTATTTAAATACCGACAAAGTGGTAGAAATGGGAGATTACCTGCGGACCGCACCCAAATAATGCAGCCCGGCACCGGTACTCACTACCCTCACTCCTTCCAGAATTCACTTCAATTACTGTCTGATACCTTTAACTCACATTTAAATGTCTGCTGATCAAAACGTTGCCTTAAAAAAAGTATTAAAACCAATTCACTTGTGGGCCATTGCGGTCGGCCTGGTCATTTCCGGAGAATACTTCGGATGGAATTATGGCTGGGGTGTTTCCGGAACCATTGGCTTTTTAATTGCTACACTCATTGTAACAGTACTTTATGTCACCTTTATTTTCAGTTTTACCGAGCTCACCACATCAATACCTCAGGCCGGAGGGCCCTTTGCCTATGCACACCGCGCATTTGGCTGGTGGGGCGGAATTATTGCGGGCTACGCCACCCTTGTCGAATTCCTGATAGCCCCTCCCGCCATAGCATTTGCACTTGGAAGTTACGCCCACTTCCTCTATCCGTCACTTTCGGTCCTTCAGGTTGCCTTTGCGTGTTATGTTATTTTTATAGGCATTAATCTTCTGGGAATCAAAGAATCCGCCATGTTCTCCCTGGTGGTCACCATTCTTGCTGTTGCCGAATTACTCCTGTACATAGGGATTGTCGTACCGCATTTTTCTTATGAAACCTTTGTTACAGACCCCATGCCTTTCGGCTGGGCCGGTGTATTTGCCGCACTTCCCTTCGCGATCTGGTTTTATCTGGCCATAGAAGGCGTTGCCATGGTAGCGGAAGAAGTTGAAAATCCAAAAAAAACCATCTCTCTCGGATACATCTATGGTATCCTGACCCTGGTGGTGCTGGCACTGGCTGTTATGATCGTCACCGGTGGCATCACGCATTGGCGTAATCTTAGCACTATAGACTACCCGCTTCCGGCGGCACTCGGGATCGTACTGGGAAGAAACAGCAGCTGGACACATCTTTTTGCCAGCCTCGGGCTCTTTGGTCTCATAGCATCCTTCCATGGCACCATTATCGGTTATTCCAGACAGATCTACGCTTTGGCTCGCAGCGGGTATCTGCCCTCATTCCTCGGACAGGTAAATGCTAAATTTCAGACACCCCACTGGGCGCTGATCGCGGGCGGCGTAATTGGCTGCGTGGCTCTTAGCCTCGGTACAACCGACCAGGTA
Encoded here:
- the eat gene encoding ethanolamine permease, producing the protein MSADQNVALKKVLKPIHLWAIAVGLVISGEYFGWNYGWGVSGTIGFLIATLIVTVLYVTFIFSFTELTTSIPQAGGPFAYAHRAFGWWGGIIAGYATLVEFLIAPPAIAFALGSYAHFLYPSLSVLQVAFACYVIFIGINLLGIKESAMFSLVVTILAVAELLLYIGIVVPHFSYETFVTDPMPFGWAGVFAALPFAIWFYLAIEGVAMVAEEVENPKKTISLGYIYGILTLVVLALAVMIVTGGITHWRNLSTIDYPLPAALGIVLGRNSSWTHLFASLGLFGLIASFHGTIIGYSRQIYALARSGYLPSFLGQVNAKFQTPHWALIAGGVIGCVALSLGTTDQVIILAALGAVVMYIISMAALFALRKKEPALERPFSVPFYPYFPAISLLLSLLCLVTIVYYNFLLSVWFFGGLLLITIIFLLTRNKSTTNHQ